One Nocardiopsis gilva YIM 90087 genomic window, TGCGGGCGCACGCCACGCCCCAGGCGCCCTTGCGCTTGAGGATGTCGTAGATGTGCATCCGGTCGATCTTCGGCGACACGCCGTACCCCGACGGCCACGTGATCGCCCAGTCCATGTCGAGGTCGACCAGCAGCTCCAGCAGCCGGGCGATCGTGGGGTCGTCCAGCCGCTCGAACGCCTCGTCGAGCAGCACCATCCGCAGCGGACCCTCCAGCTCCGTCTCCAACGCGTCGTAGAACGCCGCACTCGCGGCGAACAGCGTCACATACGACACCAGGCGCGTCTCTCCCGAGGACAGCTGGCGAACGCGGCGGTCGCGCGGGTTGCCGTCCGGACCCGTGTCGTGGATCCGCACCCGGTAGGTGTACCACTGCCGGTAGTCCAGCGCACCGGCCAGCACCTCGGTGTAGCCACTGCTGCGCCCCGCGTCGCGGGTGGCGCGGATGCGGTCCATCAGCGCCCGGCGCAGCCGGTCGTTCTCCTCGGCGGTGCGCCGCGCCACCGACTTCTTCGCCAGGGCGAACGCCGAGCGCTCGGCGGGGTCCAGGTGCGGCGCCGGCTCCCAGGACAGCTCCACCCGCACGCCCTGGCTGGAGTGGGCGCCCTCCAGCACGGTGTTCATCCGCCGGGTGAGCGACTCGGCCGACCCGATCTGGCGGTGCAGCTCCTCGGCGATGTCGCCGAGCAGGTACTCCTCGAAGATGCGCTCCTCGCTGTCGGTCAGGTTCTCCTCGGCCTGGGCGAGGCGCGCGGCGGTGAGCCGGGCCGTGGCCGCCACCGGAGCGGTTCCCGACTCGTCGCTGACCGCGACCGTGAGGATGCCGTGGTCCCGGTCGGCCTGCACGTCGTGCGTTCCGGCGAGGGCGGACTGGAGCTGTTGGATGCGGGAGATCAGGGTGCGCTCCAGCGCCGCCGGGTCGCCCGGGGCGTCGTCCGCCGCCTCCAGCGCCTCGGTGAGGGCCGCGCGCAGCTCCGGGCGCTCGAACGGCGGCTCGACCGCGCCGGTCGCCGCCTCCCATACGCCCGCGACGTCGGCGGCGTCGGTCAGCGCGTCCTCGGCATCGGCGACCTTGCCCTCGGCCTCGTCGACCTCCCGCTCGGTGGCCTCGACCCGCGCCTCGGCATCGGCCAGCGCCTTGATCCGGCCCTCCACCTCCGACTGCGCCTTGGGCGCCTGGGACCGCAGCCGCTGCCGCTCCTCGCCCAGCCGCCGCACGTCCTCGCTCACCTGCTCGGCGTCACGCCCCAGGCTGGAACGGAGCGTCGCCAGAACGGCGTGCGCCTCGGCGTAGGCGCGGTGCGTCTCGGCGGCGTCGGACTCGGCCTTCTCCCGCGCCCGAACGGTCCGCTTGTGGTCGGCCTGGGCCGCCGCCACCGACCGCAGCGCCTCGGGCAGGTCCCGGCGCAGCAGCCGGGCGATCTCCTCCAGGGCGGTGGTCGCGCGGCGGGCACGCTCGCACAGCTCCCGCAGTTCTTCCAGGCCGCTGCCGACGCCCAGCTCGCCGCAGGCGCGCTGGTGTTCGGCGCGCTCGGCGCCGAGCCGGGCGCGGGCCTGGGCGTGCTCGGCCTCGGCCTGCTCGGCGTCGGACGCGGCGCGGCGGGCGGCCGAGCGACGGGACTGCGTCTCGATGTGGGCGCGCAGCACCTCGGCGATGTCCGGGAAGGAGTCCAGGCAGCCGTGCCAGGCCTGTTCGAGCTGTTGGGCGCCGCTCAGCGAGTCGCGCAGCTCAGCGACCCGCTCTTCCAGCCGGGCCAGCTCGGCCTCCAGCTCCTCCACGCGCTTGCGGCGGGCCTGCTCGCGGGCTCCGGCACCGATGTGCTCGGCCGCGGCCTTGGTGTGCCGCCCGCGCAGGACCCCCGACCGCCAGTGGCCGTCCGTGCCGACGCTCAGCGGGGCGCCCGCCGGGCCGGTCGCGGCGGGCGCGTCCAGTAGGGGCACCGAGCACAGCAGCGCGGCGACCACGTCCCGCGACACGGTGCTCTCCGCATCGGTGCCGACGGCCGGGCACAGCACGTCGGCCAGCGACGGCCCGTCGACGGGGGCGCCGGGCTCCGCCCAGGTGTCGTGCTCCCCGTTGTCAGGCAGCGGGCCGCCGTCCCGGGTGACCCATGCGTTGAGCAGGCCGGAGGCGTGCAGGGACGCCTCCAGGGCGGCGCGCTCGGCGTCGGGGACCCCGGAACGGAAGTCGACCACCCGGTAGAAGGGAGCCCCCGCGCTCGGATCGCGCTCGGCCGTGGTCAGGGCGGGGTCGGCAAGTTCGACCTCGGCGGCCTCGCGCAGCCCGGCCAGGTCGGACCGCAGCCGGGTGCGCTCCGCGTCGGCCTCGGCGAGACGCTGCTCGGCCATGACGGCGGCGTGCTGTACGGCGCGAACGCGCGGCTGGAGCGCCGCCCGGACCTCGCGGTGGGCGTCGCGGAACGCGTCGGGGTCGGTGGCCACCTCGTCGGCCTCGGGGACGGGAGGCAGCTCTCCGGTGGCGGGGCGGTCGCCGGGCGGCAGCGCCTCGTCGTGCCAGCGCTCCACGGCGTGCGCCCACTGCCCGGCGAGCGCGAGCAGCCGTTCCTCGCTCTCCCGCGCCCGGCGCCCGGCCTC contains:
- a CDS encoding TIGR02680 family protein, giving the protein MSTGHAAARPRERWQLHRGGVVNIWQYRDEEFDLSGGRVIFKGTNGSGKSRTLELLLPLCLDGDLRNMGCKGFDTVSMSRLMLDDYTAGTLRLGYAWIELRRTLDDGSEDFLTCGIGVKASASSRQISDSWRFITPLRVNKDFALMEQDRPITQARLREHIGEDAVVGAQEAFQQRVAAAVYGITGGNRYTDLLHLQRTLRNPDIGLKVLQGQLEQLLSDALPPVDPDVIARTATGLDNLEGVRRNVARLRQADSALDEFLTGYRDYARGVLADRASRLATAEKGRERAANRRAKRDKERAAAEADLRQAELDRDAANERLEQVQTELEALKASPAYGALGDLEDKQATVESQRRHVEAALANAEGLRSTEEQSIGAIERSAALAVRIGEGVASGAAEARESLGAIGVPSALGALPPLLPALERDEEARRVLLSPEPDARPEELYRAAAPTIDVEALESGAAQAAESVATAADAAAERAPLLGGLRSQAERLVEEETRLSRLAEGAARSAEDAAEAGRRARESEERLLALAGQWAHAVERWHDEALPPGDRPATGELPPVPEADEVATDPDAFRDAHREVRAALQPRVRAVQHAAVMAEQRLAEADAERTRLRSDLAGLREAAEVELADPALTTAERDPSAGAPFYRVVDFRSGVPDAERAALEASLHASGLLNAWVTRDGGPLPDNGEHDTWAEPGAPVDGPSLADVLCPAVGTDAESTVSRDVVAALLCSVPLLDAPAATGPAGAPLSVGTDGHWRSGVLRGRHTKAAAEHIGAGAREQARRKRVEELEAELARLEERVAELRDSLSGAQQLEQAWHGCLDSFPDIAEVLRAHIETQSRRSAARRAASDAEQAEAEHAQARARLGAERAEHQRACGELGVGSGLEELRELCERARRATTALEEIARLLRRDLPEALRSVAAAQADHKRTVRAREKAESDAAETHRAYAEAHAVLATLRSSLGRDAEQVSEDVRRLGEERQRLRSQAPKAQSEVEGRIKALADAEARVEATEREVDEAEGKVADAEDALTDAADVAGVWEAATGAVEPPFERPELRAALTEALEAADDAPGDPAALERTLISRIQQLQSALAGTHDVQADRDHGILTVAVSDESGTAPVAATARLTAARLAQAEENLTDSEERIFEEYLLGDIAEELHRQIGSAESLTRRMNTVLEGAHSSQGVRVELSWEPAPHLDPAERSAFALAKKSVARRTAEENDRLRRALMDRIRATRDAGRSSGYTEVLAGALDYRQWYTYRVRIHDTGPDGNPRDRRVRQLSSGETRLVSYVTLFAASAAFYDALETELEGPLRMVLLDEAFERLDDPTIARLLELLVDLDMDWAITWPSGYGVSPKIDRMHIYDILKRKGAWGVACARTTWNGSGFERAA